Proteins from one Sabethes cyaneus chromosome 2, idSabCyanKW18_F2, whole genome shotgun sequence genomic window:
- the LOC128738085 gene encoding uncharacterized protein LOC128738085, with the protein MDEYVRDLLQKWELEELIPKFGDEEVNEKAFKCLTEDIIRELIPKLGKRAIFNKAYKEFREQQLVIEDTKEDESEYTPEFETIKNVLTDKNIEKLSQADFPPDVSDVKSTTGPLRNPPGDTDRNEKQSNENLNENQLVPTIPLSIEPLTEPSESDLQTMEALRSILNASYSSSHLLNKDFLTPTHRKELSDEVIKFLYNKNEGNLSAGLLTGWARAVEFVFTDEVAAIYFRQSPDGSRWAGKLYDSYQRRQELQSKPEKG; encoded by the exons ATGAAGAGGTGAACGAAAAAGCCTTTAAATGTTTAACAGAAGACATCATCCGTGAGCTAATTCCAAAGCTCGGCAAACGTGCTATTTTTAACAAAGCCTACAAAGAATTCCGCGAGCAGCAATTGGTGATTGAGGACACCAAAGAAGACGAAAGTGAATATACGCCAGAGTTTGAAACaattaaaaatgttttaacGGACAAAAACATCGAGAAGTTAAGTCAA GCAGATTTTCCCCCCGATGTCTCCGACGTAAAATCTACAACCGGCCCATTACGGAATCCACCGGGTGACACCGATAGAAACGAGAAGCAGTCAAATGAAAACCTGAACGAAAATCAGTTAGTACCAACTATTCCGTTGAGCATTGAGCCGTTAACTGAACCTTCTGAAAGTGATCTGCAAACCATGGAAGCTTTGCGTAGTATACTCAATGCTAGTTACAGTAGCAGTCACTTACTAAACAAGGATTTTCTTACGCCAACGCACCGCAAGGAGCTAAGTGATGAAGTCATTAAATTCCTTTACAACAAAAATGAGGGCAACTTAAGTGCAGGTCTGCTCACAGGGTGGGCACGAGCAGTAGAGTTCGTTTTCACTGACGAAGTAGCGGCGATTTATTTCCGCCAATCACCGGACGGTTCCCGGTGGGCCGGAAAGCTGTACGATTCCTATCAAAGGCGGCAGGAACTACAAAGTAAACCGGAGAAAGGTTGA